One Enterobacter asburiae genomic window, GATCTTTTCAGCGCCCAGGCAGACGCGCGCCATGGCGGCCACGGTTTCTGCCGGATACTGGCCCGCAGCGGTTTCCGCAGAGAGCATCACCGCATCGGTACCGTCCAGCACGGCGTTAGCCACGTCCATGACTTCTGCACGGGTTGGCATTGGGTTGGTGATCATCGACTCCATCATCTGAGTGGCGGTGATCACCGCGCGGTTCAGCTGACGTGCGCGACGAATCAGCGCTTTCTGGATACCTACCAGCTCAGGGTCGCCGATTTCCACGCCCAGGTCACCGCGCGCAACCATTACCACATCGGACGCGAGGATCACATCGTCCATAGCATCCTGATCGCAAACGGCTTCCGCGCGTTCAACTTTCGCGACGATTTTGGCATCGCAGCCTGCATCACGTGCCAGGCGACGCGCATAGTTCAGATCTTCGCCGCAGCGCGGGAAGGAGACGGCCAGGTAGTCAACGCCGATCAGCGCGGCAGTGACGATGTCCGCTTTGTCTTTATCGGTAAGCGCTTCAGCAGAGAGGCCGCCACCCAGTTTGTTGATGCCTTTATTGTTGGAGAGCGGGCCGCCGACGGTGACTTCGGTGAACACTTTCATGCCCTGAACTTCCAGCACCTTCAGCTGTACGCGACCGTCGTCGAGCAGCAAGATATCGCCAGGCACCACGTCAGCCGGCAGGCCTTTATAGTCGATACCGACTTTCTCTTTATCGCCTTCGCCTTTGCCCAGGTTGGCATCCAGCAGGAATTTGTCGCCGATATTGAGGAAAACTTTACCCTCTTTAAAGGTCGATACGCGGATTTTTGGACCCT contains:
- the pyk gene encoding pyruvate kinase, producing the protein MSRRLRRTKIVTTLGPATDRDNNLEKIIAAGANVVRMNFSHGTPEDHKLRADKVREIAAKLGRHVAILGDLQGPKIRVSTFKEGKVFLNIGDKFLLDANLGKGEGDKEKVGIDYKGLPADVVPGDILLLDDGRVQLKVLEVQGMKVFTEVTVGGPLSNNKGINKLGGGLSAEALTDKDKADIVTAALIGVDYLAVSFPRCGEDLNYARRLARDAGCDAKIVAKVERAEAVCDQDAMDDVILASDVVMVARGDLGVEIGDPELVGIQKALIRRARQLNRAVITATQMMESMITNPMPTRAEVMDVANAVLDGTDAVMLSAETAAGQYPAETVAAMARVCLGAEKIPSINVSKHRLDVQFDNVEEAIAMSAMYAANHLKGVTAIITMTESGRTALMTSRISSGLPIFAMSRHERTLNLTALYRGVTPVHFDSTNDGVAAAHDAVNLLRDKGYLVSGDIVIVTQGDVMSTIGSTNTTRVMTVE